The Ornithodoros turicata isolate Travis unplaced genomic scaffold, ASM3712646v1 Chromosome110, whole genome shotgun sequence genome includes a region encoding these proteins:
- the LOC135371550 gene encoding baculoviral IAP repeat-containing protein 3-like isoform X2, whose amino-acid sequence MVDAASEMRPELAHRSEDVCGKKYSYLARPESHGNRVKEYAVLHTRPIHVTYASLENRVFSFGRYPATAKGNTERMAKAGFFYTGAQDRTTCFQCGNSLCSWSDEDDPLFEHARWYRDCPYVILQLGDETIENIRREHSNTLAERSLAERSKSDKATEFLVVNLKSSYLVRRLILQGINPDIVELAIRARLNSTGLVDVLEEQDLRRALGEVVSLPQNVRTREVPKADTGDLSKCIICKTGDRHIIFLPCSHLVSCTGCAASSTVCPSCKRKIATTREVFLA is encoded by the exons ATGGTGGATGCTGCCTCTGAGATGAGACCTGAACTAGCCCACCGTTCAGAAGACGTCTGTGGAAAGAAGTACTCATACCTCGCACGTCCAGAATCGCATGGAAATCGCGTGAAGGAGTATGCTGTGCTGCACACCAGGCCCATACATGTGACGTACGCGTCGTTGGAAAACAGAGTGTTCTCGTTCGGCCGTTATCCTGCAACTGCGAAGGGAAACACAGAAAGAATGGCAAAAGCTGGATTCTTCTACACTG GTGCTCAAGATCGAACAACCTGCTTTCAGTGCGGCAACTCCCTTTGCAGTTGGAGCGACGAGGACGACCCATTATTTGAACACGCCAGGTGGTACAGAGACTGTCCTTACGTCATTCTGCAGCTTGGTGATGAGACTATCGAGAACATCAGACGGGAGCACAGCAATACACTGGCAGAG AGAAGTCTTGCAGAAAGGAGCAAGTCTGACAAAGCAACAGAGTTCTTGGTAGTGAACCTAAAATCATCATATCTTGTCCGCCGCCTGATTTTACAAGGCATCAACCCGGACATCGTGGAGTTAGCGATACGCGCAAGACTTAACAGCACGGGGTTGGTGGACGTGCTCGAGGAGCAAGACCTACGCAGGGCGCTAGGTGAAGTCGTGTCTTTACCACAAAACGTCAGAACAAGGGAAGTTCCAA AAGCTGATACAGGTGACTTGAGCAAGTGCATCATCTGCAAGACGGGAGACAGACACATCATCTTCCTTCCATGCAGTCATCTTGTCTCCTGCACTGGATGTGCCGCATCCAGCACAGTCTGTCCCTCATGCAAGCGCAAGATCGCAACCACGAGGGAGGTTTTCTTGGCCTGA
- the LOC135371550 gene encoding baculoviral IAP repeat-containing protein 2-like isoform X3, translating to MDRGEPMEETSQEDNQDSVSSSNSAGSPTSSTVMVDAASEMRPELAHRSEDVCGKKYSYLARPESHGNRVKEYAVLHTRPIHVTYASLENRVFSFGRYPATAKGNTERMAKAGFFYTGAQDRTTCFQCGNSLCSWSDEDDPLFEHARWYRDCPYVILQLGDETIENIRREHSNTLAERSLAERSKSDKATEFLVVNLKSSYLVRRLILQGINPDIVELAIRARLNSTGLVDVLEEQDLRRALGEVVSLPQNVRTREVPSGL from the exons ATGGATAGAGGCGAGCCCATGGAAGAAACGTCTCAAG AAGACAACCAAGACTCTGTGTCCTCGAGCAATTCTGCTGGAAGCCCCACATCGA GCACTGTCATGGTGGATGCTGCCTCTGAGATGAGACCTGAACTAGCCCACCGTTCAGAAGACGTCTGTGGAAAGAAGTACTCATACCTCGCACGTCCAGAATCGCATGGAAATCGCGTGAAGGAGTATGCTGTGCTGCACACCAGGCCCATACATGTGACGTACGCGTCGTTGGAAAACAGAGTGTTCTCGTTCGGCCGTTATCCTGCAACTGCGAAGGGAAACACAGAAAGAATGGCAAAAGCTGGATTCTTCTACACTG GTGCTCAAGATCGAACAACCTGCTTTCAGTGCGGCAACTCCCTTTGCAGTTGGAGCGACGAGGACGACCCATTATTTGAACACGCCAGGTGGTACAGAGACTGTCCTTACGTCATTCTGCAGCTTGGTGATGAGACTATCGAGAACATCAGACGGGAGCACAGCAATACACTGGCAGAG AGAAGTCTTGCAGAAAGGAGCAAGTCTGACAAAGCAACAGAGTTCTTGGTAGTGAACCTAAAATCATCATATCTTGTCCGCCGCCTGATTTTACAAGGCATCAACCCGGACATCGTGGAGTTAGCGATACGCGCAAGACTTAACAGCACGGGGTTGGTGGACGTGCTCGAGGAGCAAGACCTACGCAGGGCGCTAGGTGAAGTCGTGTCTTTACCACAAAACGTCAGAACAAGGGAAGTTCCAA GCGGGCTATAA
- the LOC135371550 gene encoding baculoviral IAP repeat-containing protein 3-like isoform X1 — protein sequence MDRGEPMEETSQEDNQDSVSSSNSAGSPTSSTVMVDAASEMRPELAHRSEDVCGKKYSYLARPESHGNRVKEYAVLHTRPIHVTYASLENRVFSFGRYPATAKGNTERMAKAGFFYTGAQDRTTCFQCGNSLCSWSDEDDPLFEHARWYRDCPYVILQLGDETIENIRREHSNTLAERSLAERSKSDKATEFLVVNLKSSYLVRRLILQGINPDIVELAIRARLNSTGLVDVLEEQDLRRALGEVVSLPQNVRTREVPKADTGDLSKCIICKTGDRHIIFLPCSHLVSCTGCAASSTVCPSCKRKIATTREVFLA from the exons ATGGATAGAGGCGAGCCCATGGAAGAAACGTCTCAAG AAGACAACCAAGACTCTGTGTCCTCGAGCAATTCTGCTGGAAGCCCCACATCGA GCACTGTCATGGTGGATGCTGCCTCTGAGATGAGACCTGAACTAGCCCACCGTTCAGAAGACGTCTGTGGAAAGAAGTACTCATACCTCGCACGTCCAGAATCGCATGGAAATCGCGTGAAGGAGTATGCTGTGCTGCACACCAGGCCCATACATGTGACGTACGCGTCGTTGGAAAACAGAGTGTTCTCGTTCGGCCGTTATCCTGCAACTGCGAAGGGAAACACAGAAAGAATGGCAAAAGCTGGATTCTTCTACACTG GTGCTCAAGATCGAACAACCTGCTTTCAGTGCGGCAACTCCCTTTGCAGTTGGAGCGACGAGGACGACCCATTATTTGAACACGCCAGGTGGTACAGAGACTGTCCTTACGTCATTCTGCAGCTTGGTGATGAGACTATCGAGAACATCAGACGGGAGCACAGCAATACACTGGCAGAG AGAAGTCTTGCAGAAAGGAGCAAGTCTGACAAAGCAACAGAGTTCTTGGTAGTGAACCTAAAATCATCATATCTTGTCCGCCGCCTGATTTTACAAGGCATCAACCCGGACATCGTGGAGTTAGCGATACGCGCAAGACTTAACAGCACGGGGTTGGTGGACGTGCTCGAGGAGCAAGACCTACGCAGGGCGCTAGGTGAAGTCGTGTCTTTACCACAAAACGTCAGAACAAGGGAAGTTCCAA AAGCTGATACAGGTGACTTGAGCAAGTGCATCATCTGCAAGACGGGAGACAGACACATCATCTTCCTTCCATGCAGTCATCTTGTCTCCTGCACTGGATGTGCCGCATCCAGCACAGTCTGTCCCTCATGCAAGCGCAAGATCGCAACCACGAGGGAGGTTTTCTTGGCCTGA